One window of Vitis riparia cultivar Riparia Gloire de Montpellier isolate 1030 chromosome 5, EGFV_Vit.rip_1.0, whole genome shotgun sequence genomic DNA carries:
- the LOC117913760 gene encoding auxin efflux carrier component 3-like, with protein sequence MISIKDLYGVLSAVVPLYVTMFLAYASVKWWNVFSPDQCAGINRFVAIFAIPLLSFEVISRINPYKMDFLFIAADGVSKVLILIILFSWAKFSKRGSLDWTITLFSISTLPNTLVMGIPLLKSMYGDDKEYLIIQAVVLQCIIWYTLLLFLFEYREARIFILNKFKDSSVSNSERSGENFGGIQEMIGRNCGGAGAGEDEVVDMVVRTPSNPQTTQNVNKVAPDSRSCLKPTPAGGAAQEDGKEVHLFIWRCGCCSSQGVCGQSVQVCRREEEIKVQGKTGEDEKPNFPKDQNMDSSTSSAMLKQIMKRVWFKLVRNPNSYASVLGLAWALASCRWDIKKPQILENSVTILSNAGLGMAMFSLGLFMALQPRIIACGNRLAAYGMLVRFLAGPAVMAVASVAVGLRGTVLRVSIVQAALPQGIVPFVFSREYNLHPEMLSTAVIFGMIVALPITVLYYVLLGL encoded by the exons ATGATTAGCATCAAGGATCTGTATGGTGTTCTAAGTGCGGTGGTTCCCCTCTATGTGACTATGTTTTTGGCTTATGCTTCTGTAAAATGGTGGAACGTGTTCTCTCCGGATCAATGCGCAGGCATCAACAGATTCGTGGCCATTTTCGCCATCCCACTTCTCTCCTTTGAGGTTATTTCAAGGATAAATCCTTACAAGATGGACTTCCTCTTCATTGCTGCTGATGGAGTCTCCAAAGTTCTAATCCTAATCATCTTGTTTTCTTGGGCTAAGTTCTCAAAGCGAGGCAGCCTTGACTGGACAATCACGCTTTTCTCCATTTCCACCCTCCCAAACACCCTTGTGATGGGGATCCCGCTTCTGAAATCCATGTACGGAGACGATAAGGAGTACCTCATTATCCAAGCCGTGGTTCTACAGTGCATAATTTGGTACACTTTGTTACTCTTTCTGTTTGAGTATAGAGAAGCAAGGATTTTCATACTGAACAAGTTCAAGGACAGTAGTGTGAGTAACAGTGAGAGGAGCGGGGAGAATTTCGGAGGAATCCAGGAGATGATAGGGAGAAACTGCGGCGGCGCCGGCGCCGGTGAAGATGAAGTAGTTGATATGGTGGTTAGAACGCCTTCCAATCCTCAGACCACGCAGAATGTAAACAAGGTGGCTCCAGATTCTCGGTCATGTTTGAAACCAACGCCGGCAGGAGGCGCCGCGCAGGAAGACGGTAAAGAGGTCCATCTGTTCATTTGGCGATGCGGGTGTTGCAGTTCTCAAG GTGTTTGTGGGCAGTCAGTGCAAGTCTGCAGAAGAGAAGAGGAAATCAAAGTCCAAGGGAAGACAGGAGAAGATGAGAAGCCCAATTTCCCTAAAGACCAGAATATGGATTCCTCCACATCCTCAGCCATGTTGAAGCAAATCATGAAAAGGGTGTGGTTTAAGCTTGTGAGGAACCCCAACTCTTATGCCAGCGTACTGGGTTTAGCCTGGGCTTTGGCTTCCTGCAG ATGGGACATAAAGAAGCCCCAAATCTTGGAGAACTCGGTCACAATATTGTCAAATGCAGGCCTTGGAATGGCCATGTTTAGCCTTG GTCTGTTCATGGCTCTCCAACCAAGGATCATAGCATGTGGTAATAGACTAGCCGCGTATGGCATGCTTGTCAGGTTCTTGGCTGGCCCTGCTGTGATGGCAGTTGCTTCTGTTGCAGTAGGTCTTAGGGGCACCGTGTTGCGGGTGTCCATTGTACAAGCCGCTCTGCCGCAAGGCATAGTTCCCTTTGTGTTTTCCAGGGAATACAACCTGCATCCAGAAATGCTAAGCACAGC GGTAATTTTTGGAATGATTGTCGCCCTTCCCATCACAGTTCTGTACTATGTTCTCCTGGGACTGTAA